A stretch of DNA from Vulcanisaeta thermophila:
GACCCCCATGGCCATGGTGATATTGACAGTAACCTACGTATTAACACTATCAATGCTCATCCTAAGCACACTTCAAGTAATCACCTTAACCATTTACGGCGTAAGATCCCTAAGGGTCCTTAAAGGTGGGAGGACCGGGTTGAGGAATGTGTTGATTAGTAGGTCGTTGCCCAGGGTATCCGTGCTTGTGCCGATAAAGGGCGAGAGTGTTGAGACCATAATAATGCAATTGAGGAATTTATCGAGACTTGATTACCCAAGGGAATTGATGGAGATCATATTCGTGAGCGATGACTCTGAGGATTATGCAAGGACAATATCCAGGATAATAGGGGATTATGCTATGAAACTGGGATTGAACGCCAGGTTAATCCACAGGCCCAATCACACTGGTTTCAAGGGTGCCGCGTTAAATTATGGACTTAGGTACGCGGGGGGTGATGTGATTATGATAATTGATGTGGATACAATGCTACCAAGGAATTACCTAAGGGAGTCCGTGGGCATGCTAATGAGGGGTTACGATGCGGTTACCGCGACGTGGAAGGGCTACAGCATTGATGACAGTGCCTTCTCAAGGATTACCAGCTTCATGTACAATGTCTATAATGAATTCTTCATAAGGGGCAGGTTCTTAATGGGCGGCTTCCCAGCCATTAGTGGTAATAATATCGTTATTTGGAAACACATACTTAATGAGTTGGGTGGCTTCTGTGAGTGCACGGGTGAGGATCTGGACTTAAGTATAAGGTTGAGGAGCCTTGGCTATAGGATTGGGCTTATTAATGATGATGTTTACTGCGAGGTTCCCCATGACTACCAATCCTTCAAGCTTCAATTCAGTAGGTGGTTGTTCAATGGCGTTTGGAACCTTAAGCATAATATTAAATTTGTGATTAGGTCAAAAGCGATGGGTGTGTGGGAGAAGATTGATGCCGTATTGTGGATGCTTCAATTCCCCAGCATGTCCTTCGCAGCGCTCTCGGTGATAATGACCATGGTGATGAGCGCCATAGGCGTATTAATACCACCATTACCCCTAACCATACTGGAAACCGCCTTCATCATATCAACAATTGCATTCTTCATAATCATGCTCAGGATTAGCAATCACGTGGGCTATGGAATAAGGGACACAATAATGTACAGCGTAAGGACTGCCTTAGTGATGTTGGTTATGTCATTCCCAATGCTCATAAATACCATGGAATCCCTCGTATCCGATGAGTATCAATGGGTGGTCACACCCAAGGGCCCCATGAGGAGGTTAAATTACGGTGTTAGGTACATACTCTCGGAGCTTGTGGTCCTGTCCCTAGTGGTAATGCTAACCATAGTATCAATAGTGTACAGGAACATACTACTCCTTATATACTCAACAGTAATACTAATACTTATGATCCACGGGATTAGATTAATAATACCAAACCGCAGAGTTAAGTACCGTTAGTGATGAGGTACGACGTGGTAATAGTGGGCGCAGGACCTGGGGGTTCAACGGCAGCCCTCGTGGCATCTAAGTTGGGGCTTAGGGTATTGTTGATAGACCGCTTTCAATTCCCCAGGATAAAACCCTGCGGCGGCGGCCTAACACCAAAGACCCTGGCATTAATGCGAGGCTTGGATATAGACCCAGAGCCCATTATTAGGAATAGGTGTTTCAAGGTGGCCCTAACCAACTGGGCAGGTACATACCTACTGAGTAATCATTATGGTGACGAGGCACTTATAGGCGTCACCTCAAGGGAGGAATTCGATAACTACCTACTCAATGAGGCATTAAAGCATGGCGTCGACTTCGTCAAGGACAGGGTTACGGGCATTGAGGAAACACCCAGTGGCGTCAGGGTTAAGGGACTTAGTAATGAATACCTTGGATCATACGTCATAGGGGCTGATGGTGCTAATTCCGTGGTCTCAAGGAACATTGGCAATGATAGGGCAGGGGAGGCCTTGGCCCTCATGACCATAGCCCACGGTGGCCAGCATGCGGATGATATTTGCCTAATCGATATGACCAGGATTAAGTGGGGTTATGCATGGTCATTCCCAAGGGGTAGGGGTGAGTATGACGTTGGGCTAGGCTCACTTAAATGGGGTAATTACAGGGAGGAATTGAGGAGGTACGTTAAGGAACTCTCAATGAGCGAGGGGGTCATTTATGGACACCCAATACCCATTAAACCCAGGGGTAGGGTGGTAAGTAAGAACGTGTTTTTAGTGGGTGATGCAGGGGGTTTTGCGGACCCCACGACGGGTGAGGGTATCTTCTACGCAATGTACACGGGCGCATGGGCAGCCCTCACAATTAAGAAATCAAAACTCACAAACCCAACCCTGGTGTATAGGGACTTGGTCCAACCACTCATTAGGAACCTACGCCTAGCCTATGGATTATCCACCACGGTTTATGGACTCGATACCCTAGTCATGAGTAGGTACCTGGGGCTCACGGCATTTTCCTATGAGGGAACCCGAAGGTTAATCTCCAGGGTAATGAGTGGTAAGTCCTGGTACGTGGACGCCCTCAAATCCCTAGTGAAACCAAGCCTTCATGTAAGGTTACTAAGTAATAAGCGGTGGTTTTAAGGGCATTGTGATGCTTAAAGTAATTACTCCTCCAAGTCCTCCTCAGTCTCCTCAGACTCAGCCTCGCCCGTTGAGGTGGCCTCGCCTCCCTGTGTTACCTCAGCCACAGCGTAGGACCTGCCTATCCTCGTTATCTTAACCTTCACCTTATCGCCAGGTTTCGTATTGGGTACAAAGATTACAAAGCCCCTTATCCTCGCTATACCATCACCCCTCTTAGAAACCTCCGTTATTTCCACGTCCACTACATCACCAACATTAACAGGTTTCGGACCTCTAGGACCCCTGCCCCGGGGCCCCCTCCTCCTTGGTCTCTCGTTACCCGACGTAGTAACCGCCTTCAA
This window harbors:
- a CDS encoding glycosyltransferase; protein product: MSAVNNEVLIKELIRELINRYIENSYPWGILTRPLTPMAMVILTVTYVLTLSMLILSTLQVITLTIYGVRSLRVLKGGRTGLRNVLISRSLPRVSVLVPIKGESVETIIMQLRNLSRLDYPRELMEIIFVSDDSEDYARTISRIIGDYAMKLGLNARLIHRPNHTGFKGAALNYGLRYAGGDVIMIIDVDTMLPRNYLRESVGMLMRGYDAVTATWKGYSIDDSAFSRITSFMYNVYNEFFIRGRFLMGGFPAISGNNIVIWKHILNELGGFCECTGEDLDLSIRLRSLGYRIGLINDDVYCEVPHDYQSFKLQFSRWLFNGVWNLKHNIKFVIRSKAMGVWEKIDAVLWMLQFPSMSFAALSVIMTMVMSAIGVLIPPLPLTILETAFIISTIAFFIIMLRISNHVGYGIRDTIMYSVRTALVMLVMSFPMLINTMESLVSDEYQWVVTPKGPMRRLNYGVRYILSELVVLSLVVMLTIVSIVYRNILLLIYSTVILILMIHGIRLIIPNRRVKYR
- a CDS encoding geranylgeranyl reductase family protein, which gives rise to MRYDVVIVGAGPGGSTAALVASKLGLRVLLIDRFQFPRIKPCGGGLTPKTLALMRGLDIDPEPIIRNRCFKVALTNWAGTYLLSNHYGDEALIGVTSREEFDNYLLNEALKHGVDFVKDRVTGIEETPSGVRVKGLSNEYLGSYVIGADGANSVVSRNIGNDRAGEALALMTIAHGGQHADDICLIDMTRIKWGYAWSFPRGRGEYDVGLGSLKWGNYREELRRYVKELSMSEGVIYGHPIPIKPRGRVVSKNVFLVGDAGGFADPTTGEGIFYAMYTGAWAALTIKKSKLTNPTLVYRDLVQPLIRNLRLAYGLSTTVYGLDTLVMSRYLGLTAFSYEGTRRLISRVMSGKSWYVDALKSLVKPSLHVRLLSNKRWF
- a CDS encoding TRAM domain-containing protein, whose amino-acid sequence is MKAVTTSGNERPRRRGPRGRGPRGPKPVNVGDVVDVEITEVSKRGDGIARIRGFVIFVPNTKPGDKVKVKITRIGRSYAVAEVTQGGEATSTGEAESEETEEDLEE